One genomic region from Anopheles coustani unplaced genomic scaffold, idAnoCousDA_361_x.2 scaffold_12_ctg1, whole genome shotgun sequence encodes:
- the LOC131271191 gene encoding uncharacterized protein LOC131271191, with protein sequence MIGSTTGAMEVLVQQISEGQYNKIKTIVKKVYINEDPAKEEIVPCPNCSQRNLHRMVRYLYLNLNEAIFKCEASDCMYPFRNFKYKNYDDNTVYQYQQQPTQTASNQSLGSLHPNNFFKECNTYEPLDEHIASVDFDLDFLSCVSEPQKHSALPDISTNHIQELQHCGSFTGSFDTRFIDDILQELLPPSSDHLTNSLQPTTESTLPPEVPRSTEVNMFESVQVTQTHSTGRKLEKCLKEFKKPLTNDPVSKTPSHPKTDAQPYKVENLSPTRLRIKKMASHKGKDQPKAARYSELNVIHHGQANCMKKLQTSVKGKSIKPLEFLHHLNTQPKPKRNSNPANVQKMLSFIKRSMKNRQQIDSTCSKVKECNVNIDASTSNIQSSGRITSDEIIIIRPTIIEAKPSHTASSSGMDLLF encoded by the exons ATGATAGGAAGTACTACCGGTGCCATGGAAGTACTCGTACAACAGATAAGTGAAGGGCAGTATAATAAGATCAAAACAATAGTGAAAAAAGTATACATAAATGAAGATCCAGCAAAG GAAGAAATAGTACCATGCCCGAATTGTTCGCAACGAAATCTCCATCGCATGGTCCGATATCTTTACCTTAATTTGAATGAGGCTATATTCAAATGCGAAGCTTCTGATTGCATGTATCCGTTTAgaaatttcaaatataaaaACTACGACGACAACACCGTGTACCAGTATCAGCAGCAGCCGACCCAAACAGCATCAAATCAATCGCTTGGAAGCCTACATCCTAATAATTTCTTTAAAGAATGCAACACGTATGAACCTTTGGACGAGCATATCGCATCGGTTGACTTTGATTTGGATTTTCTTTCATGTGTTAGTGAACCCCAGAAACATTCCGCATTGCCAGATATTTCAACAAACCACATACAGGAGCTCCAGCACTGTGGAAGCTTTACGGGATCGTTTGATACGCGGTTCATTGACGATATTCTACAGGAGCTTTTACCACCTTCATCTGATCATTTGACTAATTCATTACAGCCGACAACAGAATCTACGTTGCCACCGGAAGTTCCTCGTTCCACAGAGGTAAACATGTTTGAAAGCGTTCAagtaacacaaacacattctacAGGCCGAAAGctggaaaaatgtttgaaagaatttaaaaaaccacTCACAAATGATCCCGTATCCAAAACACCTTCACACCCAAAAACCGATGCACAACCATACAAGGTGGAAAATCTCTCTCCAACGAGACTAAGGATAAAGAAAATGGCTTCGCATAAGGGCAAAGATCAGCCCAAAGCGGCGCGCTACAGTGAACTAAACGTAATCCACCATGGTCAGGCAAATTGCATGAAGAAACTGCAAACTTCCGTAAAAGGCAAATCAATTAAACCATTAGAATTTCTGCATCATCTTAACACCCAACCGAAGCCAAAGAGGAACTCCAATCCAGCAAATGTGCAGAAGATGTTGAGTTTTATAAAGCGtagtatgaaaaatcgtcagCAAATAGATAGCACCTGTTCGAAAGTAAAAGAATGTAATGTTAACATAGATGCATCAACCTCCAACATACAATCATCAGGACGCATAACTAGTgatgaaattattattattagacCAACAATCATTGAAGCCAAGCCAAGTCATACCGCGTCATCAAGTGGAATGGACCTATTGTTTTAA
- the LOC131271193 gene encoding superoxide dismutase [Cu-Zn]-like, which produces MHLLLTRNKNRLKVCVKRKAYAFTLSVCLITSHAIELIILLKPFITLQAESEPVKVTGTVTGLKPGNHGFHIHEFGDNTNGCMSTGAHFNPHGKTHGAPEAEERHAGDMGNIVADADGEAKVDLAVSQITLSGAMNVVGRSLVVHADPDDLGLGGHELSKTTGNAGARLACGVIGMCKA; this is translated from the exons ATGCATTTGCTGTTAACGCGAAATAAAAACCGGTTGAAGGTGTGCGTGAAGCGGAAGGCATATGCATT CACATTAAGCGTTTGTTTGATAACGTCTCATGCAATCGAACTAATAATTCTACTCAAACCATTCATAACATTGCAGGCGGAATCGGAGCCAGTGAAGGTTACCGGTACGGTAACCGGTCTCAAACCTGGCAATCATGGTTTTCATATTCACGAGTTCGGCGACAATACGAATGGCTGCATGTCCACAGGCGCCCATTTCAATCCTCACGGTAAAACGCATGGTGCTCCGGAAGCCGAGGAGCGCCACGCCGGTGACATGGGTAACATAGTGGCTGATGCGGACGGTGAGGCGAAGGTAGATCTTGCGGTCAGCCAGATCACGTTGAGTGGAGCGATGAACGTCGTTGGCCGCTCACTGGTTGTTCACGCCGATCCGGATGATTTAGGCCTAGGAGGACACGAGCTCAGCAAAACGACCGGCAATGCCGGTGCTCGATTGGCTTGCGGTGTCATTGGAATGTGCAAAGCATAA